CTTGTCCGTGCATGTAATACCTTTGGAGAAAATATATCGAGCGGTAACGGTCGCATGGGGGCGCCCGTTTTTTATTTCTGTCGATACTTCGATCCGGTCTACGAGGGAGGTCACGATCTGGCGCCGGGTCTCAAAGGTATCCTCGTTAGCCAGTTTATCTCGTAGCACCCGGAGCAGTTCTTCGGCCGAAGCAAACTGGGATACAAGGTTATCCTCGGAAGCAATCAGCTTGTCCAACTCTTTGAGGCGCTGCCGGAGGTGTTTGGTTTCCTGGGCGATCTTCGAGAACTGCTTCTCCACGTCTGACGATGAGATGATGTTTCTACGATACAGGTCCAAGATCGGCTGCTTCTCTTGGTCCTTCGCGGCTATAGCCTGCTCTATCATTGACTTCTCGGCAGAGTAGTTTTCCTTTTCGGATTTCCGAACCTCCATACCGGCAGCCACTTCTGCCAGCGTTTCACCGGGATCGTTGATGAAACGAACGCAGTCTTTCCAGACCGTGAGTTCTATTTCCTCCATAGGGAGGTTTTTTGACGCGCATTTGCCGCTATACTTTCCTCGGTAGGATATCTTCCCATTACAGACGTAATAAGCCTTCAGAGCGTCTTTAGGCCCTTTGTAAGCCGTTCCAGTGTAGGTAAGGCCACACATTCCGCACTTGATTAACCCACGGAGAAGATATTCCCGCTTAGCGTTTCGAGTCGCTTCAATCTGATTGTTTTGTAAAGATGTCTGGGCGGCCTCCCAGATATCCTCCGAAACGATGGCGGGTACCTGTCGCGTGATCGTATCTCGTTGTTTTTTTGAGCGCTTTCCGTACACATGAACACCTTTGTACGTAGGGTTGACGATCATGTTCCGGACGCGGCCGGGTAGCCACTGGCCGGATGTGGCGACTTTACGCTTGCCGGAGGTAACAAGCCGGTTGTCCTTCGTGTAGGAGGGAGGGATGCCAAGAGCATTCAGGTAATCGGCAATCTTAATCGTTGAAAGCCCCTGGGCGGTGATCTGGTGATAAATCATCCGGATCACATCGGCTTCACTCAAGTGGTGGCCGGGGAGGGGGTCATCGTTGATCTCCAGGTAGCCATCAACGACACGGTAGCCGTATGGGACTATCCCGCCAAGCCAGCGACCTTCCCGGGCGGCCCGGTTGGCGCCGTGCCACAGGCGGGTGACAATTGTATCCCGTTCAAGGTCGGCTACTCCGGCAAG
Above is a genomic segment from Heliomicrobium undosum containing:
- a CDS encoding recombinase family protein translates to MRVAIYARVSTDDQADRGTIQNQIEFGSKYCDLHQHTIIKWYIDDGISGTIPLEQRPEGSKLVQEATEKPFDVLLIYKLDRLGRSARIILNAVHDLEQIGVIVRSMTEPFDTGDPSGRFLLTILAGVADLERDTIVTRLWHGANRAAREGRWLGGIVPYGYRVVDGYLEINDDPLPGHHLSEADVIRMIYHQITAQGLSTIKIADYLNALGIPPSYTKDNRLVTSGKRKVATSGQWLPGRVRNMIVNPTYKGVHVYGKRSKKQRDTITRQVPAIVSEDIWEAAQTSLQNNQIEATRNAKREYLLRGLIKCGMCGLTYTGTAYKGPKDALKAYYVCNGKISYRGKYSGKCASKNLPMEEIELTVWKDCVRFINDPGETLAEVAAGMEVRKSEKENYSAEKSMIEQAIAAKDQEKQPILDLYRRNIISSSDVEKQFSKIAQETKHLRQRLKELDKLIASEDNLVSQFASAEELLRVLRDKLANEDTFETRRQIVTSLVDRIEVSTEIKNGRPHATVTARYIFSKGITCTDK